The Pseudomonas viciae genomic interval GCAAAAATTGCCTCGAACAACTCCATGCCTGTCAGGCTGGTGATCTGTTTGTGCGTTGCGGTGTGGGAGGTGTTCCAACGGGCACGAATCGCTTTTTCCTCTTCCTCCCACCGAGCAACGACCTGGTCAGCCTGCATCACGAACTCCTTCCTCATTCTCAATACTTGTATATGCAATACTTGTAGATACAATCTATAACATGAAAAATATGACCAAGCCACAGGGTTGCACCAATCTGAAGATTCGCCAGCTCAATCGCATGGTGACGCGTCACTACGATCGCTATATCGCCGAGTCCGGATTAAAAAACACGCAGTACTCATTGTTGTCACACGTCGTCAGACTGGGTCCCATTCGCCCGAGCGACCTGGCTAGGCGAATGCAAATGGAGGCTTCGACGTTGACACGGAATATGCAGCCACTGGTTGCTCAAGGCTGGTTGACGGTCGGGGCAGGTGGCGACGCGCGCAGCCGCCTTGTCCAGGTGACCGAAGCAGGACTGGCAAAGCAAGCCGAAGGGCGGCGCGCCTGGAAAGAGGCGCAATTGGCACTTAATGAGCGACTCGGCGTGCATCGCGTTGCGGCGCTCCATGAATTGCTGGATGCATGTATCGAGTGCCTTGATGATGAGCCTGAAACTTGTACGGACTGACTGGTAGACGATTGGCCGTTTCCCAAACAACGTGCGACGAAATAGGAAACGGAGCAGAGGCAGCTAGGGTGGCGACTTCATTTGCGTCTAACCATACGACCGCTGTTCAATCTCTTCGGACGTGTTTTCAGCTCAGTTTGGTCAGATACTCCGGCACTTGTTGCTCAGGTAGCAC includes:
- a CDS encoding MarR family winged helix-turn-helix transcriptional regulator; the protein is MKNMTKPQGCTNLKIRQLNRMVTRHYDRYIAESGLKNTQYSLLSHVVRLGPIRPSDLARRMQMEASTLTRNMQPLVAQGWLTVGAGGDARSRLVQVTEAGLAKQAEGRRAWKEAQLALNERLGVHRVAALHELLDACIECLDDEPETCTD